From the Levilactobacillus namurensis genome, the window TGCCGCAACTCTTTAGTTTCTGCCATCATTTCCCTCCTTTCTGACCTAATATTTTTCCTAGAGCCATTAGGACTCCATCAGACACGCCTTTTGCAATGATTGTTTTTAATTCCTTACCAATCCGTTCAGCAATTTCATTGCTAACCAAAAATTCATCTTGTGTCTGTTGCCGTATATCATGTTCTGTCATTCCTAGAAACAGCGCTGGGTTAACAAATGCCATGCGCTTGTCAACCACCTTGTCTAGTAATGACTGATCAACATTACCATGATCGTCGGTAAACTTAGAGTTTAACTTGTTGTAACGACTCCATAAGAAACTGAAATGCTTCACCTAATACCGATTGGTCACCATTACGGTCCGTGATTTCTGCTAAGAACTTCGTAGCTTCCTGCATGGCAATCATACCTAGTCCACTGCCATCTCCTGTAGCGTCCCAGAAGTTCATCTTCAGCACTTCATTCTTATCTGTGCGGAAAACTTCACTATTAAGCTTGGTCATCGTACCGTTCATATTAGATGCCCCAGATGGCCGCGTTGACATGAAAACAATCTGCAAAGCAGTACGATAACCTGGCCAAACCATGTTGATATGCACGTCTTTACCGCTACGATTTTTCTTAGTAACGGTTTTCTTCTTAATGTCGTCTGGAACATCTGCATTCAATGATTCATAATCCATATGTGGGTTAACTAATACGTTATGCATAATAAGGTCAAACAGTCGCCCTGCGTCTCCGGTATCTTCACCAACGTTTAGGGCATCAATTGCTTGTGAGGCAATATCAAATCCCGGATCTTGTAGCGTGATCTTACGAGTCTTCTTGTCACCCTTCGAATCGGTATATTCTACCGTTCGTTCAAATTGATTATCCATAAACGCTGCAATGGCTTGTTCATCTTTTTCTGACATATAAAAGTCTCTCCTTAATTAAAAATAGGACACCGTCTGGTGACCTCATAGTTCATTTATAAGCTTATGGTTTAAACTTATGTTATAATGTGGGCATAGAAAAAGGTCGGTGCTATCACACCGACCCCTGCAAGCCGCTTCAAAGGCGGTGGCAAGTTATTCAAACGATAATTTTGTCGTCCTGCAACCTACCAAAGTTGAGCAGGGCGGCTTTTTTATTTGTTTCTTTTGTCGATATAGCTGAGTAGCGCGATTAAAAACGTGCCAAACAGCAACATCAACGAGAGTGTCTGGAAGACGCTCATTGACTGTGAAACCTTCCTGAAGATTATTCCATGTTCCCATGGGCCTCACCTCACAAGGGAAAAGACAGCCACCGCCCTTAAAACTTCTTGCTCAGTCAAGTATAACATGAAAACAACGCGCTAATCTGCCCTTAACGGACGGTTAGTGCGCTTTTAGTTTGTAAACATTGAGTCGTCAACATCGGCACCGGTGTTTTGGTAGTAACCTGCCAGTACCGTCCAGGCCAGCGAGTATGCTTGCTCATTACCTTGGTTATTAGGCAGGCCAGCTAAACGGCAGCCTTCTGCAGTGATCTTTTCACCAGTAGAATCATTGACGATATTGAGGCCAAACATTTGGTCAGCGCTCAATAGCCCTGCTTGCATTTCATCGTGTTGTAAATGATAGAGTTTGAACAGAATATCAGTGGTTGAAGTGCCAGGATAGGTATTCAACGTTAGGGTCCCTGTCTCGTCATCAGTGTCGAAGAACATAACGTTTGAGTGAAAATCGCCTTGCATAGTTGTATCTGCAGCCGTACGTTTTGAACTAAAAGCTTCACCGTTTTGGAAGCCACCTAATTCTTTCGATTGTCCTTTCCACAACAAATAAATGTGTAAGAACCGTGCGGAATATAAATTGACTTCTTTTCCGTTTGATAAAGTGATTGCCATAACTTATCCCTCCTTAAAGCGTCAAATCAATCTTGGCGTTGATCGTATCAATATCATCGGCAATCTGAACATTGAACCCGAATCCGTTGTACTTACGTGCGGCCACATCACTGTTAAGCACATTAGAACGAGGCACACTAGTAATTTCAACAGCACTAGCCAATATGCCTTGCTGTTGCAGTTGCTGACCGCAAGCTTCAATGGTTTGTGCCATTTCTTTAATCGTGGCGTCATTGAAGATTGGGAAGTTATGACGATTAAGATATTTCTGCAATGCCGTCTGGAACGTATCGATGACCAGTTGTGTATGAACAAATTGGTCGACGTAGTTTCCAGCCAAAGCTAGGCCGTTCAGCAACATGTAATCACCAGACTTGTTTACAACTACTGTCCCATTAGCTGCAGCAATCGTGTCGTAATCACCGGTTGATAAATCGGTGTCTGGTTTGAACTGTGACTGATTACCAATGTGCTGAAAATCAACTGGTAAGTTGGCTGCAGCGTATGCGGCCGCTTGAGCAGCCACAAAACGATCACTAGCCGTTTCAACAATAGCTGCTGTATTCCCAAGCGAATTCTTTTCTGTTTGAATGCCCTTAACATGGGTAGACAACGTTTGGAGATCAGTAACCGACTTAGGTTGCGTAACCAGCATGATACGTTGGTTGTCATACAAAAAGTCTGATACGGCCTCAGTCTCTGCTTCAGTAGCCCCGTCCAGAACTAAATACTTGAATCCATCAAATAGGTGTTCAGTCAGACCAACCACAATCCCAGGTGTGGTCGTTGCCGTGACAGTTGCACCAGTAGTTGTTCCCGTCGTTTTAACATTGGCTGGGGTCGTTGAGTCAACATTAGGATAGGTGACAACTTCCACTGGACCCTTGAAGTTGTCAGCGTCAAACATTGCCTCCGCTTGGGAGTAAACGCCAGTTGTTTCATCAAAATCTGCTGACAGACTATCTAAGTCTGTATAAATAGACGCCTTAGTTGTTGCGTCTGCCCCTTTAGTTGCAATACCAACGGCTGGCGTGCCATTTGGGTTCTTTAACGCATGAATAGCAACAATAAAGTGGGCGTCTGTTGTTTGCTTAATTGCCAAAATTTATTCAGCTCCTTTTGTATTAATTTGCGGGTCAACACTCGCAATACTTCCCGTTTGCGTCTCATCAGTGAAGTTGTCTTGAACACCAAACGTGTAGTCAGCACCAGACATAAACTGCCAATCAACGTCAAGAAACGTGTCAGTTGATGGAATCGTGTTACAATCCTTGGCAACAATGTGTTGCTGAAATAGCTCATACGCTGGTTGTTGCAAGAAAAAAAGCTTCCGCAACTCGTGACCGAGTGTTTTAGCTTCTCCTTCGTCATTTGAGACGGCTTTAAATTGAACGTGAATATCAAAAATTTCTTCATTCACGGTATTGAATAGCACTCGGTCGTAATCGTCATAAATTTTGTACGTAACATACGGATAATCAGGTGTAAAGTGTTTAACGCTCTCCGGACGAACCGTAACTTGTGGCATATACGTTTTGATTTGTTTTACCAGTGCTGCTGAAACAGCATCATACAGGTTGAACTCACTCATCTGTGCCAACCTCCTTCAACTGGTAGTACACACGTCCAGCCGCAAAATCATCACCGTGATTAACGACCTCATAGGTCACGCCAGAAGCTCGTTGCACCTTTGTTCCTTTGGGGCAGCCAACTAGACCTGATAACCAATAAAGTGTGCCTACAGGCAATTGACCACCCAATTCTGGGGTATACGTCATGTTTGGATTAGTCGAATTAACAATCGGCTCATGCACCTTTTTTGCCGTAGCTGGGGCCATGATTGGTCGACCTAATTCATCAGAATCTCCGGTGTCATGACCTGGAATGGTGATTGTCAGGTCTTCAGCTAACATGTCATTTATGAATCCAAAATTCCCAAAATTTTGAAAATTCATCTCTATTTGCCTGCTGCGACTTCAGCACCAGTATCGGTTGGCGTTACTTTAAGATCACTCGGCGTTGATTCGCCTGCAACCGTGAATCCAGATACTGACACAAATTGTCCCAGGAACTTTTTGGTGTCTGGATTATAGAAAGCAGCAAAATATTTGCCGCTTGGAATTGTATCGCCAGGCGCGTACCCCGTAATCTTGACAACCTTTGGATCGCCTTTTGGGAAGAAGGCAATGTCACTCGTTTGTTCCGTATCACGACTTGGTGTGATATAAGCACCATCTGTCCCCGTCTTTGCTGCAACAATAACTAATTCCATACTCATAAACTCAAATCCTTTCTGTAATCCACGTGATTGAGTCACGCAGTTCTCCACTATCAATTAACGGATCATTAAATCCTTTATTCTTGGCAGTTAATGGCGCGTTACTTGGTGTGCTGAAGTCAGTAATGGTTTGCTTAATGTCTTTGACCATCGCTTCTCCCAATACTGAGTACACATCTTTCGGCTCAATTTCACCGACCATACACTTAAAAGCCAAGTCGGCTCCCAACTCTGTCCACCGACCGAGATGGTGATTAAACGAATAACGCAAGAATGGCCGTGGTGGGATCACAACACTCTTGCGCAGAATAAAC encodes:
- a CDS encoding putative holin-like toxin, whose amino-acid sequence is MSVFQTLSLMLLFGTFLIALLSYIDKRNK
- a CDS encoding LIC_12616 family protein, with product MSEFNLYDAVSAALVKQIKTYMPQVTVRPESVKHFTPDYPYVTYKIYDDYDRVLFNTVNEEIFDIHVQFKAVSNDEGEAKTLGHELRKLFFLQQPAYELFQQHIVAKDCNTIPSTDTFLDVDWQFMSGADYTFGVQDNFTDETQTGSIASVDPQINTKGAE